The genomic window TCCAGGGCCTCACATTTTTGAGGAACTCCTCTGCCACAATGCGGGCCCTGGCATTGACAGAGAGCTTCATCTCGCTGATTTCCTTATCGATCTCCTCCATGAAGTGGATGACAAAGTCCACCAGCTTGTGCTTGTACATCTGCTCCGTGTGGAAGTTTGTGATCAAGAAGCTGATATCGTAGCCctgggaaagagagaaacaCCATGGGGATCAGCACTCAAGCCACTGACAGAGCAACCTCGCATTCCAGTTCTGCCCCGGAcaccttcccagtgccaggggcagagctgggagctcctctgtcccctcccagccccctcaCCTCCACGGGCTTCCTGCGCAGGATGAAGAAGTTCTCAGCCCTCATCATCATGAAGCGCATGAATTTGTGGCACAAGATCTTCTCGATCTCatcagcctggagagagaaaggaagtgAGGCTTCcccagaggcaggagctgccagccccGTGCCCACACGCCCCTCACCTGCTTCACAGCGATGCTGACGCGCACGGAGTTGATGGAGCCCTCGATGAGCACCTTTTCCTTCTCGTTCCTGCTGATTATTACCGGCTGCAAcagcagctctttgctgctcctgcgaaaggaggaaagggcaggagTGACTCAAAAGGAAGAGTTTACTGGTGAGAAACAGGGAAGCGGAGCCGTGGGGATCACGGAGACGGGGGCGTTTGCTGCAGGATGCTTCCCGCCGCCCGAAGACGTCCCTCCGCAGGGCAGACCCTCCCTCCCCCACAAGCTAcatccccttcctcctccccgcAGCTCCCCGGCTCCCTGCCGGCACCAGCCCTGTGCCTGAGGCCCGGGGGGCGCTCGGAGCCTCTCTCACCCCGTACCTGACTTCCACCTCAGGCTTGTTGTGCCGCTCCACCACCTGCGAAGAGAAGTTCTCCAGGCACAGCGCGGCCTGCAGCGTGGCGCGCACCGCGTTCAGATACGGGCGCAGAGTGGCGGTCTGCGGAGACACGGCGGCGCCGTCAGACCCCGCACCGGGGACCGGCTCCCGGGCCCCGCCCCCTGCACCAGTCCCCGGCCCGCAGCCCCCCGGCCCCGATCGCCCCGCCGATGCCGATGCCGGTAGCGTTCCCGACCCTCCACCCTCCCGCCGCCCTCCCCAGGCTCCCCCGCCCTACCatggtggcggcggcggcggcgctccGGTCCCGGCAGGCGGAAGTGGCCGATCACCTCTTCCGGGATGCGCGGCACCTCCCACTGcggcgggagggagggggggggccGGCCAGAGGCTCCCgccccgcggcccggccccCCCGAcgcgcggagcggagcgggggaCGCGGCGAAACCTCGCGTGGGTTCCTCCCCCCAGGCCACGCCGCACTTGGTACGCGCCTGTCAGCTCTTCCATATTAGGGCAGGGAGACGGAGGGCGCGCCCAGTCAATGAGCGGCGGCGCGGAGCGCGGTGCGGCCAATGGGGGGCGAGGGGCGGGGCGCCCGCGCGGCCGGAAGGGGCGCGCGGTCCAggcccggggccgcccccgccgtGATCCCGCAGCGTCCCCGCAGCGCCCCGGGACCCCTCCGTGATCCCCGCAGCGTCCCGGGACCCCTCCGTCATCCCCCTCCGTGATCCCCGCAGCGCCCCGGGACCCCTCCATCATTCCCTCCGTGATCCCCGCAGCGCCCCGGGACCCCTCCGTGATCCTCGCCGGGTTCTCGCAGCGTCCCGGGACCCCTCCGTCATCCCCTCCGTCATCCCCGCAGCGTCCCGGGACCCCTCCGTCATCCCCTCCGTGATCCCCGCAGCGCCCCGGGACCCCTCCATCATTCCCTCCGTGATCCCCGCAGCGCCCCGGGACCCCTCCGTGATCCTCGCCGGGTTCTCGCAGCGTCCCGGGACCCCTCCGTCATCCCCTCCGTCATCCCCGCAGCGTCCCGGGACCCCTCCGTCATCCCCTCCGTGATCCCCGCAGCGCCCCGGGACCGCTCCGTGATCCCCGCCGGGTACCCGCAGCGCCTCCAGTGATTCCCCCCAGGCTCCCCTCCGTGATCCTCCCGGACTCCCTCATAGCCCCGATGCCCCTCGGCCCCTCGTAGTCCCCCACCCCGCTCCCTTCTCCCCCGGCCTCCCCTATCCCCGGCTGCCCCGCGCGCCTCTCGGTGTCCCCAGAGTGCCGCCGGTGCCCGCGGCCATGAGTGAGCTGAAGGACTGCCCGCTGCAGTTCCACGACTTCAAGTCTGTGGACCACGTGAAGGTGTGCCCCCGGTACACGGCCGTGCAGGCCCGCTCGGAGGATGACGGCATTGGCATTGAGGAGCTGGACAcgctgcagctggagctggagacGCTGCTCTCCTCCGCCAGCCGCCGCCTCCGCGTGCTGGAGGCCGAGACACAGGTGCTGGGACCACGTAGGGTCCGGGACAGGCTCTCTGTCCCGCTCCGTCCCACCAGGGGGCTGCCCCCGGGCCGACCCTGCCCAGCGCCGGGCACGGGACCTGATGGGGCATCACTCTCTTCCAGATCCTGACGGACTGGCAGGATAAGAAGGGCGACCGGCGGTTGCTGAAGCTGAGCAAGGACCACGATATGGGCACATCTGTCAAACACGGGAAGCCCAAGAAGCAGAAGCTGGAGGGCAAAGGGGGCCATGGGACTGGGCCTGGCCCTGGCCGGCCCAAGTCCAAGAACCTGCAACCTAAGATCCAGGAATACGAGTTCCAGGATGATCCCATTGATGTGCCACGCATTCCCAAAAATGATGCTCCAAATAGGTGTGTGGATGTTGGGGGGCACTGAGATCATCTGTCTCCTCCCTTGGAGTGCCCAGCACAATGGCAGCTTCTATCCAAGGGAGAAGGCACTCTGGGGGAAGGGAGATGTGTGTCAGCTCCCTCATGCTCCCCTGCAGCTCTCCTTCACAGTCCATCCCATCCTTACAGGTTCTGGGCATCTGTGGAGCCATACTGTGCCGATCTCACCAATGAGGAGGTCAGAGTCCTGGAGGAGCTTCTCAAGCCGCCAGAGGATGAGGCTGAGCATTACAAGGTGAAAAGCTCTCAGGTCCAttctctgccctctccctcaTCCCATCCAGCTCCTCACGGCAAGCATTTCCAACTGGGATGCTCCTGTGGTGTTGGGGAGGTGGGAGGCAAGGTGgaggctccaggagctgtgctgagccctgctCTTACAGATCCCACCACTGGGGAAGCATTATTCCCAGCGCTGGGCTCAGGAGGacctgctggaggagcagaaggatGGAGCccgggcagcagctgctgctgacaaGAAGAAAGGTGTCCTGGGACCGCTGACTGAGCTGGACACCAAAGGTGCCCCCATCCCGCCTCTGCCTttgcccagaggggctgggagcacTATGCCCAGTGGAGCCAAGCCCTGGCCCCAGGGGCAGAGGCTGCCCTACCCCACTGCTCACCTCTGCTGTGTGACCTTTGGGGTTGTTTATTTCTCCCTACCACTTCCTCTCAGACGTCGATGCCCTGCTGAAGAAGTCAGAGGCCCAGCACGAGCAGCCAGAGGATGGGTGTCCCTTTGGTCCCCTGACACAGCGTCTCCTGCAGGCCCTTGTGGAGGTGAGGAAGCTCCATGGGGGCCCacagttctgttttctgtgccACATTGTTCCATGATAGTTTGAGTGCAAGGGTAGCTGTGGGtggctctgccttctctgtgcCAAGCAGGTGGGGGCAGTGCCCTTGGCCATGACCCGGCACCATGACCATTCCCTCTTGCTCCCTTTGCTAGGAGAACATCATCTCCCCTGTTGAGGACTCCCCCATCCCAGAGATCACTGGGAAGGACTCAGGAGCTGATGGAGCTGGCACGTCTCCCCGTAGCCAGAACAAGCCCTTCAGGTGAGCGGCTGAGGCGGACCCCgagctcagcactgcctgtggcTGCACTGACCATGCCACTGCTGTCCTGGTGAGCCACGGGGAGCACAGGGCGTGCGATGGGCAGCACTTGTTCTCCACCCTGGCAGTGTCCCCCACACGAAGTCCCTGGAGGGGCGGATCAAGGAGGAGCTGGTGGCCCAGGGCTTGCTGGAGTCAGAGGACCGCCCGGCCGAGGACTCAGAGGACGAGGTGCTGGCTGAGCTACGCaagaggcaggcagagctgaaggcCCTCAGCGCCCACAATCGCACCAAGAAGCACGAGCTGCTGCGGTGagagcaggagggctggggcaggggcaggccGGGGGCTGCCCAGCAGGGACTGAGCCCCTCATGTGCCCCCAGGCTGGCCAAAGAGGAGCTGCACCGGCAGGAGCTGCGGCAGCGTGTCCGCATGGCTGACAACGAGGTGATGGATGCCTTCCGCAAGATCATGGCAGCCCGGCAGAAGAAGCGCACACCCACTAAGAAGGAGAAGGACCAGGCCTGGAAGACCCTGAAGGAGCGTGAGAGCATCCTCAAGCTGCTGGATGGGTAGTGGGGGCCGAGGACCCCCCATTCTGTGTGGACCTCACCTGCAGGGTGCTGCCCTGCCTGTACCCTGCCAGTGCAGGATGGAGCGGGCCCAGCCTCTCCTCGTGCCCTGGGCCAGCTCAGCCTCCCCACCTGGGCGACAGAGCCTGGCTGCTGTCCCTCTCTGCAGGGGGGCTTTCACCGGCCCAGGTTTGGGACCCTGTGGAGTTGCAGGGATCCCTCCCATGAACAGCTGTCTGGCTGGTGGCTTCCACTCCCACATCACCCCGTGCTCCCACTGTTGCTCAGGTGACATCAGCCAGGTCACTGCAGAGGTCAGACGTGGTGGCTGTGGTGTGGTTCCCACGgtcccctgtccctctgtgaTGCAGCATGTGCAGATCCCAGCCCCCACGGGTGGGCTTGGGGggtgtggggaagggaaggggttGGAGGGGTGGGGGCCCCGGTGGGCGGGTGGTCGAGCTCTCCATGTACCATTGGCTTCTATTGCCACAAGTGCAGGCAATAAAGTCAGCCGTGTGCAGGTGATGGTGTGGTGACTTCGGGAGGCCGTGGGAACTCGCCCTGCCCGGGGGTGGGTGTGGGGCAGTGTCCTGCCGGCGGAGGGCTCAGTATGGGGAGGGGAGGCGAGGACTGGCAGGGTTtggtctgtgctgcagccccacgCGTGTCCTCCGCTCGCGTGTCCCCACGCCATCCATTCGCGTCGCCACAGGGAGTGTTGGGGGTGTCCCCGCGCCTCTCGCGCCTGCCCACGCTGCCCCCGCGGTCACGCGTGTCCCCCCCCCGGCTCAGCCGCGGCCGAACCGCCCCCTCCCATTGGCGCGGCCGGGCGCGTGCCCGCCCCCCGCCGTGACGTCAGCGCTGTCCGGCGGCGCCGCGCCGGGAGGAGTCGCCGCTGCTCCGCCGCGggcccggggccggggccgtcGGTAagggcgggacggggcgggggcggcgtGCCCACGCGCGGAGACCGTGCCCACGCGCGGCTCCGAGTCGCGGCGGCGGAGCTGAGCATCCCCCCCCGCGCTGCGCAGCTCCGCTCCTACGCGCCTCCCGCCCGGCGCGGCTGTGCCAGCTGGCAGCTCTGCGGGATGGCGGTGGGGACGATCCCCCCACCCCGCGCACCCACGCGTGTGTCTGGGAGCCTCCCCCttgcccgcccgccccgcgcccgccccatGGGCGGGCAACTGGAGGGTCCCAGCCTGTGTCCGCAGTGGGACATCCCACGTCAAAACTCCTGCGTGGGCACAGCTTGTTCCCATGACTCCACGATGACAACCACGTCTCATTAGCAGCctgtcccccccgtgtccccatGCCATCCCTGCACGCTGACACCCTGTCCCACTCTTGTCACAGGTGGGAGTGGGTGGCCCCACGGAGCACCATGCcgctggggcaggatgggccTAGCTGGAAGAAGAGGACTGAGGATATTCGGCGGATCTACGACTTCCGAGATGTCCTGGGCACGTGAGTTGCAGTCTGGGGAGTGCACTGGTGACAACACACTCAGCAATAGATCCAGCCCCTCTGGCTTTGCCATACCTGCCAAGTGGAACCAGCTCAAATCCTGGCCCAAGGTGGGGCTGGCATATGAAGGGAGACACTGcgtggcacaggcacagctgtcACCTCCTTCTGGTGCTGGCtggctctctgtgctgtgccgtGCCATGGGTAGCTGTGCCGTGCCAAAGGATGGTCCCCCAGGTGGCCAGAGGGTTCCCACAGCAAGGGTGCCCACAACACTGTAAGGTTCTTACGCTGGATTAGCAGGTTAATTGCGTCAAGGCTTAGGGCCCATCACAGCACGAACACGCTGCCTGTCACTTCCCCACCTGGGCACTGCcgacagctctgcctggcacctGACAGGCACCTACCTCAGCCTTTGCGTGGCCTTGGGTGCTGCGGGATGGCACTGGTTGAGTCTGCCAAAACCCACATgagggctcagccctggcatGGCTCATCCCCAGCATCATCACAGCTTTATCCTGCCTGATATGAGGCTATGAGCTATACCAGGAGGGATGAGGAGTGCCAGGCGCTCTGTTGCTGGCAGGGTCCATGTCCGCCCATCCCAGCGGGCAGCTCCCGCTCACTCTTCTCCTATAAATAGCTGGACTTTCTGCCTGTCACCATGACAATCATGGcatggcagcactggcagctctggCCAGTGGCCCCGGGGCCCTGCTTATACCTCACCCCCCCAGGGGGGCCTTCTCCGAGGTGGTCCTGGCGGAGGAGAAGGCGACACGGAAGCTGGTGGCCATCAAGTGCATTGCCAAGAAGGCACTGGAGGGGAAGGAGACCAGCATCGAGAACGAGATCGCTGTCCTTCACAAGTAGGGGTTGTCCCAGCACCAGGGTACAGGTCCCACCCCATGACATCCCCAcaacccagcacagctccccactGCCAGCACCCATTGCCACATGTTATTGCCAGTGCCCAAAATAGCCGGCAGCGCGTGATGCCCTGCGGCACAGagcctggctgctccctgtcccGTGGGGGCCGGGGTGGGGACAGGCGGGAGCCCCTTCACACCCCTGTGCCTCCCCCTGCAGGATCAAGCACCCCAATATCGTGGCCTTGGATGACATCTACGAGAGTGGCACTCACCTCTACCTCATCATGCAGCTGTGAGTGTTGTCAGGGGGCTCCAGAGGGGTTCAGGGGGACTGTCCTGATGGGTGCcgcctgtccctgcagggtctCGGGGGGTGAACTCTTTGACCGCATTGTGGAGAAGGGCTTCTACACCGAGCGGGACGCCAGCGCCCTGATCCGGCAGATCCTTGATGCCGTCAAGTACCTGCATGACATGGGCATCGTCCACCGTGACCTGAAGGTGAGCGGTTGGGGGAGACACACAGAGCACTGtcatggtggtggtgggaggggaGCCCAGTTTCACCCTTCCCTGAACACCCCCTCCTCGCAGCCCGAGAACCTGCTCTATTACAGCATGGACGAGGACTCCAAAATCATGATCAGCGACTTTGGGCTGTCAAAGATCGAGGGCTGTGGCAGTGTCATGTCCACAGCCTGTGGCACCCCTGGCTATGTGGGTGAGTGTCTGCTGTGGTCTGCTACCACCCTGGGTGTGGGTTTGGGACATCCCCACACATCGGGGTGCCCTCTCACCACTGCcgtcccccccagcccctgaaGTGCTGGCACAGAAGCCTTACAGCAAGGCAGTGGATTGCTGGTCCATCGGGGTCATCGCCTACATTCTGTACGTatcccccttcccacccctttCTCTCCTGGGGGCCTGGCCCCCTAGGGCTGTCCAGGGCCAGcatccccctccccactgccccccaggCTCTGTGGTTACCCCCCTTTCTACGATGAGAACGATGCCAAGCTCTTTGAGCAGATCCTGCGGGCAGAGTACGAGTTTGACTCGCCCTACTGGGATGACATCTCAGACTCAGGTGAGCCAGGACCACTGGGGTGGTGAGGGCTGGGAGCCTGGCACGGTGTCACCACACCCACAGAAGTGGTGGGCACAGACACTTAACAGTTGCTCCATGCTCTGTCACAGCCAAGGACTTCATCCAGCACCTGATGGAGAAGGACCCTGGCAAGCGCTTCACCTGCGAGCAAGCCTTGCAGCATCCCTGGTAAGGGCTAACCTGCCACTGTCTGCCCCTTCTCTGGCTGACCCCACAGCAGCCATGGGGTAAGGGAGGGGGCCCTGCTGAGACCTGTCTTGCTCCAGGATTgctggggacacagccctggacAAGAATATCCACCAGTCAGTGAGTGAGCAGATCAAGAAGAACTTCGCGAAGAGCAAGTGGAAGGTGAGTGgaaggggatgctggggggtGTTGGGGGATGCAGAGGTCTCCCAGGCACCCCGTGTCAGGTGATGGACACTGTGGGGTTGGCAGCAAGCTTTCAATGCCACGGTGGTGGTGAGACACATGAGGAAGCTGCAGTTGGGAACAAGCCAGGACATCCCTGGAcagacatctcccaccagccctggtgAGCGGCTGGTGGGGGGCACCAGCAACGGTGAGCCCTGgccccccatccccatcctgcacCCCTGGGGTTGCTGCCAGGATCTcaccctgctcctccctgcagggTCGAACTGTGGGCGCCCACCCAGAAGCAGAGGTCAGCGCCTCTCTCCAGActgagcacagccccacacagccacatTCAGGAGGGACCGCGGGGGTCCAGCCCTCACATGGGCAGCATATGGGGTGGGGGGCCCTGCAGTGCAAGAAGAGGGGGCACAGTGTGGGGGCACCCTGCTGTGCTTGCCCTGGGTGTGTGAGGCTGCCCCCACTGCAGGCTTACAGCAGAGTTCTGCATTGGGGCAGGGGcaccccacagagcccctctAGCTTGGGGCTGTGTCCTGGGCCTCTTCCcacatcccttccctccctccgtCCACGCCTGGCCTGGCACTGtcccacacacccacccccaGCATGTTCAAGGAGAATTTTCCAAATGGATGTTTCTATTTTATTGCTTGTAATAAAAGCAAGAGGCCAAAGGTGcttggctcagctctgccctgggggggcTGGACACAACCCTGATTCCCCCCACGCCCGGGCTCACTGCCCAGAGCAACAgctccctccacacacacagagtgggTGGGGACAGGCACAGCCCACACCCCTCCCTCCCAGGCTGCCAGCAAGCACAGTGTCCCACTCAAGCCACTGTTCCTTTGGAGGTGTCCCTAGCGGGGCCCATTCCCATGGCTGTCCTGGCTTCGGCTGTCCCAGGCCTGATCCCGGCTGCTGGCTCGCTGCTGGCTCTTGCGGAGGTCAGCACAGAACAGGACCTGGAGTGGGGAGAGATGAGGGAGTGGGCACGGCTGGGGTGGGAGCGATGGCTAAACCCTGACGTGCCTGGGATGGGGGTACTCACCGCCTGTGCCCAGCCAGCACGGGGGCCCCACAGCCTCCGGAAGAAGTCACCTGCAGAGACAGGGTGAGTGCCAGCACGGGGGACACTGACACCATCCCTGAGGTCTCACGTCAGCGCCCAGCCCTGTCCTCACCGATCTCCTGGTAGGCCCGGGGTGTCAGGCTCTTACCACCCGCTGCCACGCCATAGCGCTGCCGTGCAATGTGCCAGATGTGGGTGTCCACTGGCACCGCCTCTGCCTTGTCCAGGGACAAGAGGCAGACACAGTCTGCCACCTGCAACCAGCAGCACTGTCAGCCCCTGATGCTGCACCCCACTCCCCAACCCACCCCTGACCTGGCACCCACCTTGGCACCTACACCGGGCAGGGCGCACAGCACCTTCCTGGCCTCGGCGTAGGGCGCAGTGCGGAGCTGGCTCAGCCCCTCGGCGCCAAGCCCCTCGGCGATGGCCCGCGCACTCCCACTGACAAACTTGGCCCGGTATCCAAAGCCCAGCGCCCGCAGCCGGTCCTCGGCATCAGTGCCTGTGGGGACACGGCCCAAGGGTGTGAGTGGGCGCAGGCGAGGCCGTGGTGGGGTGGCAGTGGTGGGGCGATGGTGGACCTGTGAGCGCCGAGAGGGACGGGAAGGCGTGGAAAGTCCGGCCATTGAGGCAGCAGAGGCGGCGGCCGAAGGCCTGGCAGAGGCGCTCGATCATGGCAGTGATGCGGGATATGTGGTTGTTGGAGGTGCAGATGAAGGAGAAGAGGCACTCGATGGGGTCCAGCCGCAGTACTCGCACCCCTGGGGGCAGGACACAGTGAGAGGATGCCAGGCGGGTGCTGTGGCCATCTCTTGTGGCCTCGTGGAGCTGCCTCACCTGGGAAGTCCTTGGCCACCTTACAGAAGAGGGGGTCGGCCGCCTCCCAGGTGCGGTACAGGGCCGACAGACCCACGTCCAGCTGGAAGTAGTCGCGCAGGATCCCGTCCGCCTCTGCACCGTCCAGCTTCGCAGCTTTGGCGGAGCACCCATCCCGTTCCTCCTCCTCATGCTCATCCTCCTCGCCGTACACCGTGTACCAGAGCCGGTCGCGGTCCTGCCGCAGCGTCCAGACACGCTCCCCCAGCACACCCGTCCAGGCCCCTGGGCTGCTCTCCCACCACCTGCCGCACACGGGAACGTCGGTGCGAGCCCGGACGTGAAGGGCTGGGCCGGAGGACACCGAGCCCCCCGGGCTGGCTCACCGAAAGCTCTGTGCCGAGGACAGCACTAGGTCCAGCCGCAGCTCGGCGGGCGGGCACGGCAGGCAGCGCCACAGGGACGGGCAGGCGGACGGGGCGTCCCGCAGCTTCATAGGAGCAGAGGGGGTGCTGAGCGCCCCTGcccgcgggggcggcggggtCAGGCACCGCCCGGCGCTGAGCCCGCGGCTGTCGCAcagccccgccccggccccgcgtcTCCCCACCGCCGCCCAGCCCGTGCCCCGGTACCGCAGCCCCGcaccccgcgccgccgccgccgctccccccGCAGCGCCTCCCCCGCCCCGGCTTCCGCCCGCCGACGGAAGCGCGCCCTTGCGCCGCCACACGTGTCCGCTCCgctcccgcccgccccgcccgcagCGGCCGCGGCTCCAGAGCGGAGGTTTATTTTCTAAGAatcaatagattttttttcttccttcaaaataaatacaaacaacGTCCAAGCGCGGGGCCGGCCGGGGGGCTGGGCCCGGGGGTTGGGGGCAGCACGGGGGTGGGAGGCGCGGGGTCCGCCCTGGGGCAGGGCGGCAGCCAGAACAGCATCCCGGGGAGCGGCGGGCT from Pithys albifrons albifrons isolate INPA30051 chromosome 3, PitAlb_v1, whole genome shotgun sequence includes these protein-coding regions:
- the TADA3 gene encoding transcriptional adapter 3, which codes for MSELKDCPLQFHDFKSVDHVKVCPRYTAVQARSEDDGIGIEELDTLQLELETLLSSASRRLRVLEAETQILTDWQDKKGDRRLLKLSKDHDMGTSVKHGKPKKQKLEGKGGHGTGPGPGRPKSKNLQPKIQEYEFQDDPIDVPRIPKNDAPNRFWASVEPYCADLTNEEVRVLEELLKPPEDEAEHYKIPPLGKHYSQRWAQEDLLEEQKDGARAAAAADKKKGVLGPLTELDTKDVDALLKKSEAQHEQPEDGCPFGPLTQRLLQALVEENIISPVEDSPIPEITGKDSGADGAGTSPRSQNKPFSVPHTKSLEGRIKEELVAQGLLESEDRPAEDSEDEVLAELRKRQAELKALSAHNRTKKHELLRLAKEELHRQELRQRVRMADNEVMDAFRKIMAARQKKRTPTKKEKDQAWKTLKERESILKLLDG
- the CAMK1 gene encoding calcium/calmodulin-dependent protein kinase type 1 isoform X2, which translates into the protein MPLGQDGPSWKKRTEDIRRIYDFRDVLGTIKHPNIVALDDIYESGTHLYLIMQLVSGGELFDRIVEKGFYTERDASALIRQILDAVKYLHDMGIVHRDLKPENLLYYSMDEDSKIMISDFGLSKIEGCGSVMSTACGTPGYVAPEVLAQKPYSKAVDCWSIGVIAYILLCGYPPFYDENDAKLFEQILRAEYEFDSPYWDDISDSAKDFIQHLMEKDPGKRFTCEQALQHPWIAGDTALDKNIHQSVSEQIKKNFAKSKWKQAFNATVVVRHMRKLQLGTSQDIPGQTSPTSPGERLVGGTSNGSNCGRPPRSRGQRLSPD
- the OGG1 gene encoding N-glycosylase/DNA lyase isoform X1, coding for MKLRDAPSACPSLWRCLPCPPAELRLDLVLSSAQSFRWWESSPGAWTGVLGERVWTLRQDRDRLWYTVYGEEDEHEEEERDGCSAKAAKLDGAEADGILRDYFQLDVGLSALYRTWEAADPLFCKVAKDFPGVRVLRLDPIECLFSFICTSNNHISRITAMIERLCQAFGRRLCCLNGRTFHAFPSLSALTGTDAEDRLRALGFGYRAKFVSGSARAIAEGLGAEGLSQLRTAPYAEARKVLCALPGVGAKVADCVCLLSLDKAEAVPVDTHIWHIARQRYGVAAGGKSLTPRAYQEIGDFFRRLWGPRAGWAQAVLFCADLRKSQQRASSRDQAWDSRSQDSHGNGPR
- the OGG1 gene encoding N-glycosylase/DNA lyase isoform X2; the encoded protein is MKLRDAPSACPSLWRCLPCPPAELRLDLVLSSAQSFRWWESSPGAWTGVLGERVWTLRQDRDRLWYTVYGEEDEHEEEERDGCSAKAAKLDGAEADGILRDYFQLDVGLSALYRTWEAADPLFCKVAKDFPGVRVLRLDPIECLFSFICTSNNHISRITAMIERLCQAFGRRLCCLNGRTFHAFPSLSALTGTDAEDRLRALGFGYRAKFVSGSARAIAEGLGAEGLSQLRTAPYAEARKVLCALPGVGAKRYGVAAGGKSLTPRAYQEIGDFFRRLWGPRAGWAQAVLFCADLRKSQQRASSRDQAWDSRSQDSHGNGPR
- the CAMK1 gene encoding calcium/calmodulin-dependent protein kinase type 1 isoform X1, translating into MPLGQDGPSWKKRTEDIRRIYDFRDVLGTGAFSEVVLAEEKATRKLVAIKCIAKKALEGKETSIENEIAVLHKIKHPNIVALDDIYESGTHLYLIMQLVSGGELFDRIVEKGFYTERDASALIRQILDAVKYLHDMGIVHRDLKPENLLYYSMDEDSKIMISDFGLSKIEGCGSVMSTACGTPGYVAPEVLAQKPYSKAVDCWSIGVIAYILLCGYPPFYDENDAKLFEQILRAEYEFDSPYWDDISDSAKDFIQHLMEKDPGKRFTCEQALQHPWIAGDTALDKNIHQSVSEQIKKNFAKSKWKQAFNATVVVRHMRKLQLGTSQDIPGQTSPTSPGERLVGGTSNGSNCGRPPRSRGQRLSPD
- the ARPC4 gene encoding actin-related protein 2/3 complex subunit 4; translation: MTATLRPYLNAVRATLQAALCLENFSSQVVERHNKPEVEVRSSKELLLQPVIISRNEKEKVLIEGSINSVRVSIAVKQADEIEKILCHKFMRFMMMRAENFFILRRKPVEGYDISFLITNFHTEQMYKHKLVDFVIHFMEEIDKEISEMKLSVNARARIVAEEFLKNF